In the genome of Notamacropus eugenii isolate mMacEug1 chromosome 5, mMacEug1.pri_v2, whole genome shotgun sequence, one region contains:
- the RNF6 gene encoding E3 ubiquitin-protein ligase RNF6, producing the protein MDQSRSSSGGGSEQASSQDHRHSEDERRWQQERLSREEAYYQFINELNDEDYRLMRDHNLLGTPGEITSEELQQRLDGAKEHLASQPDLENRPTEGGTLGDAEIPRENSNGDSLLEWLNTFRRTGNATRSGQSGNQTWRAVSRTNPNSGEFRFSLEININHENHGFEAPSDEYASVSHSHTSRNHPGNGHQRPVSPVARRTRSQTSVTLNGDSLRVPRTRMARSSRRRNSVEMSFSMLGRMRSRNRGSVSDRTNSVNDHPLSGHTNPQGTSEYNIREGLGASSQLQGNRGRTPVPTRSASQRQDPVNLESVANSRSRSPVQRQGDAMDSEEHDSHRENRPLQQTFRRSVRRRHVARVYLEPAGEHRGTTPTPLSNSGLLSRITVEGEESIRPTAAVRRHPTITLDLQVRRIRPGENRDRDSIANRTRSRVGLAENTVTFESNSGGFRRTISRSERAGIRTYVSTIRIPLRRISENGLGEPSSVALRSILRQIMTGFGELSSLMETESESEFQRSGQHLREMHSEVSSSHAVDGSQQNEVSFQDRQAQEGSIEMSGENERTQSNNRNSENRENRQSQDANNLVESGTLPILRLAHFFLLNEDDDDEHFRGLTKEQIDNLSTRNFGDIESELSKTCSVCINEYVTGNKLRQLPCMHEFHIHCIDRWLSENCTCPICRQPVLGSNVADNG; encoded by the exons ATGGATCAGTCTAGGTCTAGTTCAGGTGGAGGTAGTGAACAGGCCTCTTCTCAAGACCACCGTCACAGTGAAGATGAGCGAAGATGGCAGCAAGAGCGCCTCAGCAGGGAAGAGGCCTATTACCAGTTCATTAATGAACTCAATGATGAAGATTATAGGTTAATGAGAGACCACAATCTCCTAGGCACCCCTG GAGAAATAACATCAGAAGAGCTACAGCAGCGATTAGATGGAGCCAAGGAGCATCTAGCATCCCagcctgacctggaaaatagaccaacTGAGGGAGGAACTTTGGGAG aTGCAGAGATCCCCAGGGAGAATTCAAATGGAGACTCCCTGTTAGAATGGCTGAACACTTTCCGTCGGACAGGCAATGCAACTCGAAGTGGGCAGAGTGGGAATCAAACTTGGAGAGCTGTGAGTCGAACAAATCCGAATAGTGGAGAGTTTCGGTTTAGTCTTGAAATTAATATAAATCATGAAAACCACGGATTTGAAGCTCCCAGTGATGAATATGCAAGTGTTTCTCATTCTCACACCAGCAGAAATCATCCTGGAAATGGACACCAAAGACCAGTTAGTCCTGTTGCCAGGAGAACAAGGAGCCAGACCTCAGTGACTCTGAATGGTGATAGTCTCAGGGTCCCAAGGACTAGAATGGCAAGAAGTTCAAGGAGGCGGAATTCAGTGGAAATGTCTTTTTCTATGTTGGGGAGGATGAGGAGCAGAAATAGAGGGTCAGTAAGTGATAGAACAAATTCTGTGAATGATCATCCTCTGAGTGGTCATACCAACCCCCAGGGCACTAGTGAATACAACATTAGAGAAGGGCTAGGTGCATCTTCACAGCTCCAGGGAAACAGAGGTAGAACTCCTGTTCCCACGAGGAGTGCAAGCCAAAGACAAGATCCAGTAAACTTAGAGTCTGTTGCAAATAGTCGAAGCCGGTCACCAGTTCAAAGACAGGGTGATGCTATGGATTCTGAAGAACATGATTCACATAGGGAAAATAGACCTTTACAGCAGACCTTTAGAAGATCGGTTAGGAGGAGACATGTAGCTCGTGTCTATTTAGAGCCAGCTGGGGAACATAGAGGTACTACCCCTACTCCACTGTCCAATTCAGGACTACTGTCAAGAATTACAGTGGAAGGGGAAGAATCCATTAGGCCCACAGCTGCTGTGAGGCGACATCCAACTATCACACTAGACCTTCAGGTTCGAAGGATTCGTCCTGGGGAAAATAGAGATCGGGATAGTATTGCAAATAGAACTCGCTCTAGAGTAGGACTGGCAGAAAACACAGTCACCTTTGAGAGCAATAGTGGAGGCTTTCGTCGAACCATTTCTCGCTCAGAACGTGCCGGCATTCGAACCTACGTCAGTACCATAAGAATTCCACTCCGTAGGATTTCAGAGAATGGACTTGGTGAACCATCATCAGTGGCTTTACGGTCAATTTTAAGGCAAATCATGACTGGATTTGGGGAACTGAGTTCTCTAATGGAAACTGAATCTGAGTCTGAGTTTCAGAGGAGTGGGCAACATTTAAGGGAGATGCATTCAGAGGTGAGTAGCTCACATGCAGTTGATGGCAGTCAACAAAATGAAGTCTCTTTTCAAGACAGGCAGGCCCAAGAAGGCAGCATTGAAATGAGTGGTGAAAATGAGAGGACTCAATCTAATAACCGTAACAGTGAAAATAGAGAGAACAGGCAATCTCAAGATGCAAACAATTTAGTTGAAAGTGGGACACTACCTATTCTTCGACTTgcccatttctttttattaaatgaggatgatgatgatgagcacTTTAGGGGCTTAACCAAAGAGCAGATTGACAATCTTTCTACACGGAACTTTGGAGATATTGAGAGCGAACTAAGTAAAACCTGTAGTGTTTGTATCAATGAATATGTAACAGGAAACAAGCTCAGGCAGTTACCATGCATGCATGAGTTTCATATTCATTGTATTGATCGCTGGCTATCTGAGAACTGTACTTGTCCTATTTGTCGGCAGCCTGTTTTAGGATCCAATGTAGCAGACAATGGATAA